CCAGGTCTGAAATGTATTTGGCGATATCAATATTCTTCACCATTTTATTCAGATCTTTTACTGCAACAGGGTTATAGCGCTTTTGTGCATCACGAGACTCTTCAATAGTTTTTAAACGGGAAGCGATCTCTTTTTCAAAAGCAACAACTTTAGGTCCTTTAAGGTCTTTTGTACGCTGGCCTACAGCAGTGTTTAAAGCTGAAATATATTCAGAATAATCTGCCAGAGTCTGTGTATTCTTTTCATCAACTTTCTGATAATAAGAACGTCCCAGTCCCAGATTTGCAGCTCCCAGATAGATTGCATTCATGCTGCTGTTTTTCATATGCGCGTAAACACTTGCTCCGAAAAACGGATTACCACCTTCGGGCGCAACCTCTAATAGGTATTTATACAGATCATTGAAATTTTTAATGGCATCGATTTTTGCCAGATAAGGTTTGATCGGCTCAATCCCTTTTGCATTACGGGTATCGAAATCTACAAATGAACGATACAGATCCGCAATCTTTTGTCCGTCTGAACCTTTTTCAAATTTTTGGGTCAGCGATTCTTTCAGAATTTTTAAAGTTGCTTCATCTGTGTTTTCGCGCAATTCCTCAAATGATCCCCATCTTGCTTTATCAGCAGGAATTTTTACGGTTTTCATCCAGTTACCATTTACATAACTGTAAAAATCATCCTGAGGGCGGACGCTTTTATCCATAAAATCAGGATTAATTGCTTTTGTGGATTGTGCAAATGTACTCCCCGTTCCCATGAGCAAAACTGCCATAGCTACATACTTTTTCATACAACTGTAATTTGTTTTAATTGTTATATCAACTATCCGTCAAACATCGTTTGCAAATCGCTGAGAGACAAACTTAATAAAAGTTTAATACAATAAAAGGTAACGATTTTATATTTTTTACAGGCCGGATTCCCTAATATTCACGGATATACTTTATTTTAGTTGCATATGAAAATCGAAATCGATGGGATATGGTATGAGTGGGTACCTTCTGTCCATGATACTTTTAAGGTACTGGAACAGGATGGTTCATTTGTACGACTGCAGGTACCTGCCCATGCCGATGAAGCATTCGTAAAAAGTTATATCAGGACACATGGTGCAGAACTTTTACAACGCCAGAAATCTAATGTCGCGGAGGCTATTGAACCCGTACCCATATTTGGCATCCCTCATTTTGTGCATCATCAGGAAAACTGTTCACAACCCTATATCAAAGGATTTCGTATATACCTCAACACTAATGACAGACAATGGAATGACAGGTCAATCAACAGCCTAAAGAAGACCCTTTTACTTCAGTTGATTATACAATTGGTCGGACATTGGGAAGAACAACTTGATTTATTAAGTGGCGAGATTCTGATACGTAAGTTACGCAGCAACTGGTATAACACAGATAAACAGAGCTGTAATCTGACTTTTGATACAGCACTTACAGATCAGCCGACAGATTATATTACTTATATTGTGATCAGAGCATTATTGACAGTACAAACAAGTTCTAAAAAAGAGCAGGAGC
The Sphingobacterium spiritivorum genome window above contains:
- a CDS encoding YgjP-like metallopeptidase domain-containing protein, which encodes MKIEIDGIWYEWVPSVHDTFKVLEQDGSFVRLQVPAHADEAFVKSYIRTHGAELLQRQKSNVAEAIEPVPIFGIPHFVHHQENCSQPYIKGFRIYLNTNDRQWNDRSINSLKKTLLLQLIIQLVGHWEEQLDLLSGEILIRKLRSNWYNTDKQSCNLTFDTALTDQPTDYITYIVIRALLTVQTSSKKEQEQQLDRLLPGWQEKEEALAYERTKFTDTDYH